One window of the Lytechinus variegatus isolate NC3 chromosome 3, Lvar_3.0, whole genome shotgun sequence genome contains the following:
- the LOC121410102 gene encoding E3 ubiquitin-protein ligase MARCHF4-like: protein MDVVIVEDNRLTDITMEEGNIPREPGDESHEHTAQCSEEIQCTPKTLSDPQPPPESDTPSVVFTHINDDGKTKLDSLNTSRASWSSTSSNEPVCRICHDTEDERGKTKLISPCGCSGSAQFTHKKCLQKWTSMKGATTCEICNQKYKPKYIRLKQRLMTRQVMCMGSAASLPLLVVIIVGFFLLGEQLNLGSYDDNNESSSSDKTDESDETNASKLMVSVCMIATATFGIFLLCCFSIWAARVQPHQLEFGGGSFFGQNDQDVENGTGHHHNSRRRVPAPLYFF, encoded by the exons ATGGATGTGGTAATAGTTGAAGATAATCGGTTGACTGATATAACCATGGAAGAGGGTAATATTCCAAGGGAACCAGGCGATGAGTCTCATGAACATACAGCACAATGTAGTGAAGAAATACAG tgTACACCAAAGACGCTATCGGATCCACAACCACCGCCAGAATCAGATACACCATCAGTTGTATTCACACACATCAATGATGATGGCAAGACCAAGTTGGATTCACTTAATACAAGTCGAGCTTCGTGGTCATCGACGTCGAGTAATGAACCTGTTTGTAGGATATGCCATGATACAGAAGACGAGAGAG GAAAGACCAAGCTTATCTCCCCGTGCGGTTGTTCTGGTTCAGCGCAGTTCACACATAAAAAGTGTCTTCAGAAATGGACCAGTATGAAAGGGGCCACTACATGTGAAATCTGCAATCAGAAATACAAACCAAAATATATCCGACTTAAGCAGAGATTAATG ACTCGTCAGGTAATGTGTATGGGCAGTGCTgcttctcttcctcttcttgtcGTCATCATTGTTGGTTTCTTCTTACTCGGTGAACAACTCAATCTCGGTAGTTACGATGACAACAATGAAAGTTCGTCTAGCGACAAAACCGACGAGAGCGATGAAACGAATGCAAGCAAATTAATGGTTTCTGTATGTATGATAGCCACAGCAACCTTTGGAATCTTTCTCTTGTGTTGTTTTTCCATCTGGGCTGCCAGGGTACAACCTCATCAGTTAGAATTCGGAGGTGGAAGTTTCTTTGGTCAGAACGATCAGGACGTTGAAAACGGGACTGGTCACCATCACAATTCAAGGCGAAGGGTCCCAGCACCACTCTATTTCTTCTAA